Below is a window of Gossypium hirsutum isolate 1008001.06 chromosome A12, Gossypium_hirsutum_v2.1, whole genome shotgun sequence DNA.
GCATTGCGATGCGAAGAGCTTTGCTTGGAGAACTAGAAGGAACATGCATTACACGTGCAAAATCTGAGAAAATACCCCACGAATATTCTACCATAGTAGGTATTCAAGAATCAGTccatgaaattttaatgaatttgaaagaaattGTATTGAGAGGGAATTTGTATGGAACTCGTAACGCCTTTATTTGTGCCAAGGGTCCCGGATATGTAACTGCTCAAgacatcatcttaccaccttctGTGGAAATCGTTGATAATACACAGCATGTAGCCAGCCTAACCGAACCAATTGATTTGTGTATTGGATTACAAATCGAGAGAAATAGAGGATACGGTATAAAAACACCAAAGAACTTTCACGACGGAAGTTATCCTATAGATGCTGTATTCATGCCTGTTCGAAATGCGAATCATAGTATTCATTGTTATGGGAATGATAATGAAAAACAGGAGATACTTTTTCTAGAAATATGGACAAATGGAAGTTTAACTCCGAAAGAAGCACTTCATGAAGCTTCTCgcaatttgattgatttatttattcCTTTTCTACATACGGAAGAAGAAAACTTACATTTAGAAAACAATCAACACGATGTTACTTTACCTTTTTTTCCGTTTCATGATAGATTAGTTAaactaacaaaaaagaaaaaagaaatagcattgaaatatatttttattgaccAATCAGAATTGCCTCCCAGGATCTATAATTGTCTCAAAAAGTCCAATATACATACATTATTGGACCTTTTGAATAACAGTCGAGAAGACCTTATGAAAATTGAACACTTTCGCATAGAAGATGTAAAACAAATATTGGGCATTCTAGAAAAGAAGTAGAAAAAGCATTTCGAaattgatttatcaaaatttttaatccaATGGATTTTGAACCTTCAACACAATCCATAGATTCGGACCAGAATTGAATAAATGTATCTAGGGAGAATTCACTTTGCCTTTGAAGTGACTACTCCCTAGATACGCACatcatgatattttttttaattgattcaatTTAAAA
It encodes the following:
- the LOC121210820 gene encoding DNA-directed RNA polymerase subunit alpha, with protein sequence MVREKVKVSTSTRTRQWKCVESRTDSKRLYYGRFILSPLMKGQADTIGIAMRRALLGELEGTCITRAKSEKIPHEYSTIVGIQESVHEILMNLKEIVLRGNLYGTRNAFICAKGPGYVTAQDIILPPSVEIVDNTQHVASLTEPIDLCIGLQIERNRGYGIKTPKNFHDGSYPIDAVFMPVRNANHSIHCYGNDNEKQEILFLEIWTNGSLTPKEALHEASRNLIDLFIPFLHTEEENLHLENNQHDVTLPFFPFHDRLVKLTKKKKEIALKYIFIDQSELPPRIYNCLKKSNIHTLLDLLNNSREDLMKIEHFRIEDVKQILGILEKK